One Terriglobales bacterium genomic window carries:
- a CDS encoding helix-turn-helix domain-containing protein, giving the protein MKDQLEALIQQMHKSGILYSEAVREFKKRFILTVLEHNGGNQCRAARELGMHRNTLSRTIAELKLDIRSVRGLTRRPPRGERPFAFDKKAAR; this is encoded by the coding sequence GTGAAGGACCAACTCGAAGCGCTCATCCAGCAGATGCACAAGAGCGGCATCCTCTACTCGGAGGCCGTGCGCGAATTCAAGAAGCGGTTCATCCTGACCGTGCTCGAGCACAACGGCGGCAACCAGTGCCGCGCCGCGCGCGAGCTGGGGATGCACCGCAACACTCTCTCGCGCACCATCGCCGAGCTCAAGCTCGACATCCGCTCGGTCCGCGGCCTCACCCGACGCCCGCCGCGCGGCGAGCGCCCCTTCGCTTTCGACAAGAAAGCCGCCCGGTAA
- a CDS encoding CvpA family protein — MTTLDWILIGVVAFSVLLAALRGFLYETFSLAGVLLGFMLAAWAYPKFSPWFLQYVKAQPIADFGSFCAIFILTSLLFSLAGEIARSAAKSAGLRPVDRVFGGAFGLLRGLLAGAVIALAVAAFHPQSMAGSVVGRYFLVGARALAWVTPEDVRRQFREGALAIRKAAQDKLAPQQQPAESPATGGPPKKD; from the coding sequence ATGACCACCCTCGATTGGATCTTGATCGGGGTCGTCGCGTTCTCGGTCCTGCTCGCAGCACTACGCGGTTTTTTGTACGAGACCTTCTCCCTGGCCGGCGTGCTCCTCGGTTTCATGCTCGCCGCCTGGGCGTATCCGAAGTTTTCGCCGTGGTTCTTGCAGTATGTGAAGGCGCAGCCGATCGCAGACTTCGGCAGCTTTTGCGCGATCTTTATTTTGACGAGCTTGTTGTTCTCGCTGGCGGGTGAGATCGCCCGCAGCGCCGCCAAGTCCGCCGGACTTCGCCCCGTCGACCGCGTCTTCGGGGGCGCCTTCGGCCTGCTGCGCGGCCTGCTGGCCGGTGCCGTGATCGCGCTCGCCGTCGCCGCCTTCCATCCCCAGTCGATGGCAGGGTCAGTCGTCGGGCGCTACTTCCTGGTGGGCGCGCGCGCCCTGGCGTGGGTCACGCCCGAGGACGTCCGTCGCCAGTTCCGCGAAGGCGCTCTGGCCATCCGCAAGGCGGCACAGGACAAGCTCGCGCCGCAGCAGCAACCGGCCGAGTCGCCCGCCACCGGCGGCCCGCCCAAAAAAGATTAA
- a CDS encoding SDR family NAD(P)-dependent oxidoreductase, with the protein MTSPSLSSQVALVTGGGRGIGAAIAERLATLGAAVVVCGRSPRPLEATAARIRAAGGRAEPFECDVQDLASVERAAERLRQTFARLDILVNNAGIGGFGGPLHKMSPGEWDSVLNTNLRGVYYCIRAFTPLLLERGGHIINISSIAGKNALPNGAAYAASKWGLNGLSYSVAEELRGQNIRVSVVCPGSVDTELSPHTGKDPKKMLQPADVAHTVAMLATQAPQSFASEIILRPTQKP; encoded by the coding sequence ATGACTTCCCCCTCGCTTTCTTCCCAAGTCGCCTTGGTCACCGGTGGCGGACGCGGCATCGGAGCCGCCATTGCCGAGCGCTTGGCAACCCTGGGCGCGGCCGTAGTCGTCTGTGGCCGTTCTCCTAGGCCCCTCGAGGCCACCGCCGCCAGGATCCGTGCTGCCGGCGGCCGGGCCGAGCCCTTCGAATGCGACGTTCAAGACCTCGCCTCGGTCGAGCGCGCCGCCGAGCGCCTCCGCCAGACCTTCGCCCGCCTCGACATCCTCGTCAACAACGCCGGCATCGGCGGCTTCGGCGGGCCACTCCACAAGATGTCGCCCGGCGAATGGGACTCCGTCCTCAATACCAACCTGCGCGGCGTGTACTACTGCATCCGGGCCTTCACCCCGCTGCTGCTGGAGCGCGGCGGTCACATCATCAACATCAGTTCCATCGCGGGAAAGAATGCCCTGCCCAACGGCGCCGCCTACGCCGCCTCCAAGTGGGGTTTGAACGGCCTCAGCTACTCCGTCGCCGAAGAGCTCCGCGGCCAGAACATCCGCGTCTCGGTGGTCTGCCCCGGTTCGGTCGATACCGAGCTCTCCCCGCATACCGGCAAGGACCCCAAGAAGATGCTCCAACCCGCCGACGTCGCCCACACCGTCGCCATGCTCGCCACCCAGGCCCCTCAGTCCTTCGCCAGCGAGATCATCCTCCGCCCCACCCAGAAGCCCTGA
- the mnmA gene encoding tRNA 2-thiouridine(34) synthase MnmA, translating into MKKQQTIAVAMSGGVDSSTAAAMLRAEGHALVGLTMQLWNQKRLAGKNGMTEEVTGRCCSLDDVYDARRVAERLEIPYYVVNHERRFEQDVVKPFVAEYLSGRTPIPCSLCNSHIKFADFLREAQQIGADKIATGHYSRVEYDEGRGRWLLLRPKDKAKDQSYFLFGLTQAMLARTLFPLGQLTKPEVRAKAEEYGLAVAEKPDSQEICFVPNGDYKQFLDAYLAEQGESLPDTAGELVSASGEVMGRHEGVHNFTVGQRKGLGVATGSPLYVIELRGDKKQVVVGGSEDLYAKRMVVRRLNWIAIEELRQPVRVTVKIRNRHEPAAATIAPDGDAVRVEFDEAQRAITPGQAAVFYEGDIVVGGGWIG; encoded by the coding sequence ATGAAGAAGCAGCAGACCATCGCGGTGGCGATGTCGGGCGGGGTGGATTCCTCGACCGCGGCGGCGATGCTGCGCGCGGAGGGGCACGCGCTGGTCGGGCTGACGATGCAGCTGTGGAACCAGAAGCGGCTGGCCGGGAAGAACGGGATGACCGAAGAGGTCACGGGGCGGTGTTGCTCGCTGGACGACGTGTATGACGCGCGGCGCGTGGCGGAGCGGCTGGAGATCCCGTACTACGTGGTGAACCACGAGCGGCGGTTCGAGCAGGACGTGGTGAAGCCGTTCGTGGCGGAGTATCTCAGCGGGCGGACGCCGATCCCGTGCTCGCTGTGCAACAGCCACATCAAGTTTGCCGACTTCCTGCGCGAGGCGCAGCAGATCGGGGCGGACAAGATCGCGACCGGGCACTACTCGCGCGTCGAGTACGACGAGGGGCGCGGGCGGTGGCTGCTGCTGCGGCCGAAGGACAAGGCGAAGGACCAGAGCTATTTCCTGTTCGGGCTGACGCAGGCGATGCTGGCGCGGACGCTGTTCCCGCTGGGCCAGCTGACCAAGCCGGAGGTGCGGGCGAAGGCGGAGGAGTACGGGCTGGCGGTGGCGGAGAAGCCGGATTCGCAGGAGATATGCTTCGTCCCGAACGGCGACTACAAGCAGTTCCTCGACGCGTACCTGGCGGAGCAGGGCGAGAGCCTGCCGGACACGGCAGGCGAGCTGGTGAGCGCTTCCGGCGAAGTGATGGGGCGCCACGAAGGCGTCCACAACTTCACGGTCGGGCAGCGAAAGGGGCTGGGGGTGGCGACAGGTTCGCCGCTGTACGTGATCGAACTGCGCGGCGACAAGAAGCAGGTGGTGGTCGGCGGCAGTGAGGACCTGTATGCGAAGAGGATGGTGGTGCGGCGGCTGAACTGGATCGCGATCGAGGAACTGCGGCAGCCGGTGCGGGTGACGGTGAAGATCCGCAATCGGCACGAGCCGGCGGCGGCGACGATCGCGCCTGATGGCGATGCCGTGCGCGTGGAGTTCGACGAGGCGCAGCGCGCGATCACGCCGGGGCAGGCGGCGGTGTTCTATGAGGGGGACATCGTCGTTGGAGGCGGCTGGATCGGGTAG
- a CDS encoding cysteine desulfurase family protein yields the protein MRRVYLDNNATTPVLPAVLEAMRPYLEGEFGNAASIHWYGQQARAAVERAREQVAALIGARPAEIVFTSGGTEGDNKAIFGVCEAGDHVVTSKIEHAAVRNSCQELEKRGIEVTYLGVDSRSLVDPDDVRKALRPNTKLISIMYANNETGSIQPVEEIGKIAGEADVWFHTDGVQAAGKIAVDVEKIGCDMLAISGHKLHAPKGVGALYVRKGSVVRPLMYGGTHERGRRPGTENVPGIVGLGKACEIAKQAVEDGTMARVAELRDRLEQSILRTIEECGVNGEGAPRVPNTSNVFFDHIEGEPLLIALDLKGVAVATGAACSSGAIEPSPVLLALGLGAQRARGSIRWSLSKLTTAEDIEYALTVVPEAVARLREISPTWRRAPAATR from the coding sequence ATGCGCAGGGTGTACCTGGACAATAACGCGACGACGCCAGTGCTGCCGGCGGTGCTCGAGGCGATGAGGCCCTACCTGGAGGGGGAGTTCGGCAACGCGGCCTCCATCCACTGGTACGGGCAGCAGGCGCGGGCGGCGGTGGAGCGGGCGCGGGAGCAGGTGGCGGCGCTGATCGGGGCGCGTCCGGCGGAGATCGTGTTCACGTCGGGCGGGACGGAGGGCGACAACAAGGCGATCTTCGGAGTCTGCGAGGCGGGCGACCACGTGGTGACGTCGAAGATCGAGCACGCCGCGGTACGGAACTCGTGCCAGGAGCTGGAAAAGCGAGGAATCGAAGTCACGTACCTGGGAGTGGACAGCCGCAGCCTGGTCGATCCGGACGACGTGCGGAAGGCGCTGCGGCCGAACACGAAGCTGATCTCGATCATGTACGCGAACAACGAGACGGGGTCTATCCAGCCGGTGGAGGAGATCGGGAAGATCGCGGGCGAGGCCGACGTGTGGTTCCACACCGACGGTGTGCAGGCGGCGGGGAAGATCGCGGTGGACGTGGAGAAGATCGGGTGCGACATGCTGGCGATCTCGGGGCACAAGCTGCACGCGCCGAAGGGTGTGGGCGCGCTGTACGTGCGCAAGGGGTCGGTGGTGCGGCCGCTGATGTACGGCGGGACGCACGAGCGCGGGCGCAGGCCGGGCACGGAGAACGTGCCGGGGATCGTCGGGCTGGGAAAGGCGTGCGAGATCGCGAAGCAGGCGGTGGAAGACGGGACAATGGCGCGGGTGGCCGAGCTGCGCGACCGGCTGGAGCAGAGCATCCTGCGGACGATCGAAGAATGCGGGGTGAACGGCGAGGGCGCGCCGCGCGTGCCCAACACGTCCAACGTCTTCTTCGACCACATCGAGGGCGAGCCGCTGCTGATCGCGCTCGACCTGAAGGGCGTGGCCGTGGCGACGGGCGCGGCGTGCTCCAGCGGCGCGATCGAGCCCAGCCCGGTGCTGCTGGCGTTGGGGCTGGGCGCGCAGCGGGCGCGCGGGTCGATCCGGTGGAGCCTTTCGAAGCTCACAACCGCCGAGGACATTGAGTATGCGTTGACCGTGGTGCCGGAGGCGGTGGCGCGGTTGAGGGAGATATCGCCGACGTGGAGGCGGGCGCCGGCGGCGACGCGGTAA
- a CDS encoding YtxH domain-containing protein, with amino-acid sequence MSERDGNGFMWFLAGLGLGALVGVLYAPRSGRETREQLLRQAEEGRDWARERTRDARDQANQWVERGKDVVRAQKEQIGSAIEAGRSAYRSATDK; translated from the coding sequence ATGTCTGAGAGAGACGGCAATGGCTTCATGTGGTTCCTGGCGGGACTCGGCCTCGGCGCACTCGTAGGCGTTCTTTACGCCCCGCGCTCCGGCCGCGAGACCCGCGAGCAGCTCCTCCGCCAGGCGGAAGAGGGCCGCGACTGGGCGCGCGAGCGCACTCGCGACGCTCGCGACCAGGCCAACCAGTGGGTCGAGCGCGGCAAGGATGTCGTCCGCGCGCAGAAAGAGCAGATCGGCTCCGCCATCGAGGCGGGCCGCTCCGCGTACCGTTCCGCCACCGACAAATAA
- a CDS encoding phosphoribosylaminoimidazolesuccinocarboxamide synthase has protein sequence MTPKTADQVLLHTDFPGLPLHASGKVRDVYALNGNLVFVATDRISAFDYVLATGIPHKGRVLTQLSLFWFDFLQKIVPNHLVTADVSKYPDALQKYRDQLEGRSMLVAKADMVAVECVARGYLSGSGWKEYKQTGAVCGIKLPAGLKESDKLPEPIFTPATKAASGHDENISFADMVKRVGPELSEQLRDLTLKIYKTAADYALTKGIIIADTKFEFGHTAAGLTLADEVLTPDSSRFWPADQYKPGGAQASFDKQFVRDYLESIKWNKQPPAPALPDDIARKTSEKYIEAYRRLTGRELPA, from the coding sequence GTGACTCCCAAGACTGCCGATCAAGTCCTGCTGCACACCGATTTCCCCGGGCTGCCTCTCCACGCGTCCGGGAAAGTGCGTGACGTTTACGCGCTCAACGGCAACCTCGTCTTCGTGGCTACCGACCGCATCTCCGCCTTCGACTACGTCCTGGCCACCGGCATCCCTCACAAGGGGCGCGTCCTCACCCAACTCTCGCTCTTCTGGTTCGACTTCCTGCAGAAGATCGTTCCCAACCATCTCGTCACCGCCGACGTCTCCAAGTACCCGGACGCGCTCCAGAAGTATCGCGACCAGCTCGAAGGCCGCTCCATGCTCGTCGCCAAGGCCGACATGGTGGCCGTCGAGTGCGTCGCCCGCGGGTACCTCTCCGGCTCCGGCTGGAAGGAGTACAAGCAGACCGGCGCCGTCTGCGGCATCAAGCTCCCCGCCGGCCTCAAGGAATCCGACAAGCTTCCCGAGCCCATCTTCACTCCGGCCACCAAGGCCGCGAGCGGCCACGACGAGAACATCTCCTTCGCCGACATGGTCAAGCGCGTCGGCCCTGAGCTCTCCGAGCAGCTCCGCGACCTCACGCTCAAGATCTACAAGACCGCCGCCGACTACGCCCTCACCAAGGGCATCATCATCGCCGACACCAAGTTTGAGTTCGGGCACACCGCCGCGGGCCTCACCCTCGCCGACGAGGTGCTCACCCCCGATTCCTCCCGCTTTTGGCCGGCCGACCAGTACAAGCCTGGCGGCGCGCAGGCGTCCTTCGACAAGCAGTTCGTGCGTGACTACCTCGAGTCCATCAAGTGGAACAAGCAGCCTCCCGCGCCGGCTCTTCCGGACGACATCGCCCGCAAGACCAGCGAGAAGTACATCGAAGCGTATCGCCGTCTGACCGGGCGCGAGCTCCCGGCCTGA